A window of Acidobacteriota bacterium genomic DNA:
CGCGACGGGTCCTGACGGCGCGTTGTACGTGGCGGACATGTATCGCGGCGTGATCGAGGGGCACCTGTTCCTCACGACGTTCCTGCGCAATCAGATTCTCGCGCGCGATCTGCACAAGCCGTTCGGAGGGATGGGGCGGATCTACCGCATCGTGCACGAGGGGCGTCCGCTCGAGAGACCCGAGCGCGTGGCGCACGACGATCTCGACGGGTGGGTCCGGCTCCTCGCACATCCCAACGGCCACTGGCGCGACATGGCGCAGCGGCGGATCGTCGAATCGCGCGACATGCTGGCGTCGACTGACGCATCGCCGCACGAGCGCAATGTCGTGCGCGCGCTTCGTACGCTCGCGACGACGCATGCCGACGCACGCGTGCGCCTGCAGGCCGTATGGACGCTCGACGGCATCGGTGCGGCCGACGACACGGTGATTCGCGCGGCACTCGCCGACGCGTCGCCCTTCGTGCGCATGGCGGCGCTGCGAGTGTCGGAATCGCGACTGACCGATGTCTCGTTGCGGCGGGCTGTCCTCGTTCTGGTGGACGATACGGACGTCGCGGTGCGGCGTCAGGTGATGTACACGCTGGGCGCCACGGCGGCAGGAGACGCAGAGGAGGCGCGCATCCGGCTGCTGCGGCGCGACATCGCCGTGCCCTTCGCGATCGACGCGTTCATGAGCGGGCTGTCGGGCCGCGAACTGATGACGCTGGAGACCATACTCGGATCTCCGTGGTGGACCGAGGATCGAGCGGAGCATCGCGCGCTCGTGACCGCGCTGGCCACGGCAGTGGCCAATGAAGGACGGCCGGAGGGACTGGCGATCCTGCGTCGTGCATCGAGCGCGTCAGCCGGTGCGCCGGCATGGCGGCAGTCGGCCATCCTCGATGGGATGGCGGCATCGAGCCGGACCACCACACCCACCGCGCCTTCGTCTGCCGTGGCCGGCGCGTCGGCTGCGGTCATCGAGCAGGGGCGCACGGCGTTCGCCGTGTGTGCGGCCTGTCATCAAGCCAATGGCAGGGGGCTGCCGTCGCTCGCGCCGCCTCTGGCAGGCTCGTCCATCGTGACGGGGCCGCCGGCGGCGTTGATCGACGTCGTGCTCGGTGGACGCGACCTGGATCCCGCGTATCCGAGCATGCCGCCGCTGGCAGCACTGCCCGACGATCAGCTCGCGGCGATTCTCACGTACGTGCGTCAGGCATGGGGGACCGCGGCGTCGGGAGTGACACCCGACGAGG
This region includes:
- a CDS encoding c-type cytochrome; translation: MTLARGALAIVASITLGIVAAPMAQVGDRAAIDTAPPPAHWQIPPAPVRTPEASMALMELQPGFRVELVAAEPLVQDPIAFAFDERNALWVLEWPSYNWQLHGVLPGLDAAPTPKSRLVVLRDTGNDGRMDTRTVFAEMDWPRGIQLVDGGVLVFALPEVVFLKDTDGDDEADTREVVASGLPIPVNPHLAPSSPSWTLDNWTYALQVDDRLRISRGAGQLARSGRLAGQWGMSHDDVGRLFFSYNQDHIRASLVPTAYATRNPHYTATAGIDVRVGLDNEVWPHAITPGVNRRAQLREDGRLRVFTANAAPTVYRGDQFPDDCRGNVFVGESAGRLIRRSVLTERDGIVTGRNAYAEREFLFSNDERFRPVFTATGPDGALYVADMYRGVIEGHLFLTTFLRNQILARDLHKPFGGMGRIYRIVHEGRPLERPERVAHDDLDGWVRLLAHPNGHWRDMAQRRIVESRDMLASTDASPHERNVVRALRTLATTHADARVRLQAVWTLDGIGAADDTVIRAALADASPFVRMAALRVSESRLTDVSLRRAVLVLVDDTDVAVRRQVMYTLGATAAGDAEEARIRLLRRDIAVPFAIDAFMSGLSGRELMTLETILGSPWWTEDRAEHRALVTALATAVANEGRPEGLAILRRASSASAGAPAWRQSAILDGMAASSRTTTPTAPSSAVAGASAAVIEQGRTAFAVCAACHQANGRGLPSLAPPLAGSSIVTGPPAALIDVVLGGRDLDPAYPSMPPLAALPDDQLAAILTYVRQAWGTAASGVTPDEVRTRR